The Pyxidicoccus sp. MSG2 DNA segment CGGCGAGGCTGTCGCGGCGCAGCTACGAGAACGGGGCTTCACGGTCGAAAGTCGACCCGGAGCGGACGGCGTGCACTGGCTCGTCCTCGCCTCGCACTTCATCCGGCCGGAGCGAGAAGCAGTGGAGGCCGCACGCATGTCACTGGAGCAGCTCGCGCGCGAGCACGCTGGAGAGTACGACGGCTGGGAAGCCTCTCTGGCGACGGCTTCCCGTCCCTCTTGATACGGGCCCCCCTCCCTCCCCGCGGGAGGAAGGGGGAGCCGGCTACAGACTACTGGACCGCGAAGATGAGGTCGTCGTGGTCGTTGTAGGACCCCGAGACGCACGAGGACACGCTTCCGTTGTAGCGGAAGACCGCGCGCACCGCCTGCACGGTGCCCGAGGGCAGCGTGTAGTTCGCCGACAGCGTCTGCACGCCGTTCGCCGTCGGGGTGATGGTCGTGATGTACGTCCACGACGGGCTGGCCGCGTTACCCGTGTAGTACAGGT contains these protein-coding regions:
- a CDS encoding ribonuclease E inhibitor RraB — translated: MIEEELALQEVLRATASPDAPHCFQHYLYFASSDVGEAVAAQLRERGFTVESRPGADGVHWLVLASHFIRPEREAVEAARMSLEQLAREHAGEYDGWEASLATASRPS